The genomic stretch ATTTGGTGTGATTGTAGGGTCGTTCAATTTTTCCCAATGGCAATCAACCCCTTCACCTAAAGAGCTTATTAATCCTATACCGGTAATGAATACAGATTGATCCTGCATGATGAAAGAAATCAATTAGCCTTTTTTAAGGCAATGAGTTCATCAATTTTTGCACAAAGGTTTTTAAGAACAAAATATTCTTCGGTTGCGACTACACCTTCATTAATTTCTTGAGTCCACTGTTCTAGTGGAATTTTAATTCCGAAAGCTTTATCAAGAGCAAAAACGATATCAAGAAAATCCAGACTGTCGATTCCTAAATCATCAATTGTATGACTTTCAAGCGTAATCACGCTGCGATCGATTTCGCTGATTTCAGCAATAACATCAGCAACTTTATCAAAAGTAGAGGGCAATGTATAATTCCTTATTATAGGTTGATAGCTTCATAACATCTCAAATATAACTCTATCTAGCTTTTTTTACCTAAAAAAAAAGACTTAATCCAAAATGCAATTGTCTTTTCAAGATGAAAAGTGAATTTGCAATGGATTAAGTATCTCTTTTTGATTGTTTACAAGGAAAAACGCTAAATTTTATCGTAATAAGTATTACTTATTTTTATTTGCCTTGTTATGAGTTTTTTTTCTATTTGCAGCAAGCACTGCCAGTGCTGTCATATTAACCACTCCTCGTGAAGTCACTGAAGGTGTGAGAATATGTACAGGACGTGCTGCCCCAATTAAAATAGGGCCTACATGGAGTGAATCTGTTAGATTTTTTACAATATTAAGTGTGATATTGGCTGCATCAAGTGTTGGAAAAACAAGCAAATTAGCTTCACCCTTAAGACGTGAATCAGGAAAAACACGATCACGAAAAATTTGAGAAAGTGCAGAATCACCGTGCATTTCCCCATCTGATTCCAAGTCTGGATATAACTCTGCCAAAATTTCAGCAGCACGGCGCATTTTACGCGCACTTTCTGTGTTTTTGGAACCAAAATTTGAATGCGATAATAATGCTACTTTGGGTATTATACCAAAAGCTTCAACTTCTTGTGCTGCTAAAACTGTCATTTCCACTATTTCTTCTGCAGAGGGATTTTCATTAACGTAAGTATCCGTTAGAAAAAGAGTGCTATGGGGAGAGATAAGTAAACTGACAGAAGAAAAACGACTAACATTAGAATCAAGTCCAATAATTTGCTCGATTAATTGAAGATTACGTTCAAAACGTCCTTCTAAACCGCAAATCATTGCATCAGCTTCTTCACGCATAACCGCAAGAGCAGCAATAGCTGTTGTTGATGTTCTTACAATTGTTTTCGCAACTTCAGGTGATACACCACATCTACCTGTATAACCAAGTAGTAAATTAACATAATCACGAAAACGTGGATCAT from Bartonella sp. WD16.2 encodes the following:
- a CDS encoding acyl carrier protein, translating into MPSTFDKVADVIAEISEIDRSVITLESHTIDDLGIDSLDFLDIVFALDKAFGIKIPLEQWTQEINEGVVATEEYFVLKNLCAKIDELIALKKAN